In Gossypium arboreum isolate Shixiya-1 chromosome 5, ASM2569848v2, whole genome shotgun sequence, a single genomic region encodes these proteins:
- the LOC108459661 gene encoding cytochrome c oxidase copper chaperone 1-like — translation MSELPTQNTSALALPHLQLNRGSTTATSGPESKPKKKICCACPETKKLRDECIVEHGEEACAKWIEAHRICLRAEGFNV, via the coding sequence ATGAGTGAGTTGCCAACACAAAACACATCTGCCTTAGCCTTGCCTCACTTACAGCTAAACCGGGGATCAACAACGGCAACATCTGGTCCAGAATCAAAGCCAAAGAAGAAAATTTGCTGTGCTTGCCCCGAGACAAAGAAGCTGAGAGATGAATGCATTGTGGAGCATGGTGAAGAAGCTTGTGCAAAATGGATAGAGGCTCATCGTATATGCCTTCGTGCAGAGGGCTTCAATGTTTGA
- the LOC108458790 gene encoding uncharacterized protein LOC108458790 — MINLNVFAISSSSPSCCLKKVMSMVMDCSIFCRTKLCYINAFFFLFIICSFTCLHVAFSTANEFDYGLHCNSVVHKSKPADEEFNIMPFPVRQNGYFSGGDTVLNNPPSRSYSAPKSKTLLFETHHVFTTDVDDVFMVEGNLIFQTSFYYEHSISSGSSFVISSSDSSDRGTLDFDFRGFWSRTTGKLCMVGSSYAYSKEGKLLHLAAVLKINNLQSSSNISTLVTGTMDSLSSANDPNHFEQISLLMFPQVNYAYTMNSNQFSQGCPRGTDVQPMSSLRLSQTRTICDMLGGSNAFELEYTGTCNSSKSCNPFGDGIGYLPSVVSLSMIQCSNDRLSLRFLIEFRNDSYQGYYSSPNLNTSLIGEGSWDAKKNRLCIIACRIYDASSSLEKSHVGDCTTRLSLRFPAVLSIRNTSTTAGEIWSVKPRNEGGFFDRIEFRNTARYGGGIQLQGLKYVYTKMDEVKKSCPKKNSRSKSSREHYPDGYSGDMSFSMSIINGSKGSIGWGSSDILAIDDQQYQRFPSLLPSSSLKPKNPGVESDSSSGLLNVSYKISIPPLSLELDGGLKPVNQSSYDYLQTKIQISAEGVYDTTTGSLCMVGCRRSSSDSKSFSSHSIDCDILVQVNFLPLNSNKRNNIKGSIESTREKTDNLYFKPLQILGTSYSRSWVGESIWRMDFEMIVSVVSNTLAIIFVAFQIFHVRKHRGIGPMVSLLMLVILVLGHLIPLVLNLEAMFIQDSERSVLIRGGTWLEMNEVIIRVVTMVAFLLQVRLLMLSWTARCSTEKKKTLWIAEKRELYVCIPVYVIGAIIAFSVKSRQNVHQAVRARQSWYYIDEVILGSSRAYAGLILDAFLFPQIIFNIFHNSRELALCRLFYIGITLVRLVPHGYDLYRANNYVDIDDTYIYADHGADYYSTACDFIIIVLGVFFAVVIHYQQRLGGRYFLSKRFQESVIDEEHPVDSEEQLPLKYST, encoded by the coding sequence ATGATCAATCTCAATGTTTTTGCAATAAGTTCTTCATCACCATCTTGCTGTCTGAAGAAAGTCATGTCTATGGTTATGGACTGTTCCATATTCTGTAGGACGAAACTTTGTTATATTAATGCTTTCTTCTTCTTGTTTATCATCTGCTCTTTCACATGTCTTCATGTAGCCTTCAGCACAGCAAATGAATTTGATTATGGCCTTCACTGTAACTCAGTTGTTCATAAATCCAAACCAGCTGATGAGGAGTTCAATATCATGCCTTTCCCTGTACGTCAAAATGGTTACTTTAGTGGTGGTGATACAGTCCTAAACAATCCTCCTTCACGTTCCTACTCTGCACCCAAATCGAAAACGCTCCTTTTCGAGACTCACCACGTATTTACAACCGATGTTGATGATGTCTTTATGGTGGAAGGAAACCTGATTTTTCAAACCTCGTTTTACTATGAACATAGTATCTCCTCTGGAAGTTCATTCGTTATAAGTTCAAGCGATTCAAGCGACCGTGGGACACTGGACTTCGATTTTCGAGGCTTCTGGTCTCGAACAACCGGGAAGCTTTGCATGGTGGGATCGAGTTATGCTTACTCCAAAGAAGGTAAACTGCTTCATCTTGCTGCTGTTCTTAAGATTAATAATCTTCAGAGTTCAAGTAATATTAGTACTTTAGTCACTGGTACCATGGATAGCTTGAGTTCTGCTAATGATCCAAATCACTTTGAGCAAATATCACTGCTGATGTTTCCTCAAGTAAATTACGCTTACACCATGAATTCAAATCAGTTTAGTCAAGGGTGTCCTCGAGGAACCGATGTCCAACCGATGTCGTCCCTCCGCTTATCGCAAACTCGAACTATTTGTGATATGTTAGGTGGAAGCAATGCTTTCGAATTGGAGTATACTGGCACTTGTAATTCTTCAAAGAGTTGCAATCCATTTGGTGATGGTATTGGATATTTGCCTTCAGTAGTATCACTGAGTATGATTCAGTGCTCAAACGATAGGCTAAGCTTGAGGTTTCTGATAGAATTTCGGAACGATAGCTATCAGGGATACTATAGCTCTCCCAATCTCAACACTTCATTAATTGGAGAAGGATCTTGGGATGCAAAGAAGAATCGGCTTTGTATCATTGCTTGCCGAATCTATGATGCATCGAGCTCCTTGGAGAAGTCTCATGTCGGAGACTGCACGACACGGTTGAGCTTAAGATTCCCTGCAGTCTTGTCTATCAGAAACACAAGCACCACTGCAGGAGAAATTTGGAGTGTGAAGCCTAGGAATGAAGGTGGTTTCTTTGATAGGATCGAGTTCCGAAATACTGCACGTTATGGAGGAGGAATTCAACTTCAAGGTTTGAAGTATGTGTACACGAAAATGGACGAAGTGAAGAAATCATGTCCAAAGAAGAATTCTAGGTCTAAAAGCAGTAGGGAACACTATCCAGATGGCTATTCTGGAGACATGAGTTTTAGTATGTCGATCATCAACGGTTCCAAAGGAAGCATCGGATGGGGTTCTTCAGATATTCTTGCGATAGATGATCAGCAGTATCAGAGATTTCCATCTCTATTACCATCCTCAAGCTTAAAGCCTAAAAATCCTGGTGTTGAATCCGATTCCAGCAGTGGCTTGCTTAATGTCAGCTATAAAATTAGCATCCCGCCACTTAGTTTGGAATTGGATGGTGGCCTCAAACCGGTTAACCAATCTTCATATGACTATCTGCAAACCAAAATCCAAATTTCTGCTGAAGGGGTTTATGATACAACAACAGGTAGCCTATGCATGGTTGGCTGCAGGCGTTCAAGTTCAGACAGCAAATCATTTTCAAGCCATTCGATAGATTGCGATATCCTTGTGCAAGTCAACTTTCTTCCATTGAACTCGAACAAGAGAAATAACATCAAGGGAAGCATCGAGAGCACGCGTGAGAAAACCGATAATCTGTACTTCAAGCCTCTGCAGATTTTGGGAACAAGTTATTCTCGCAGTTGGGTAGGGGAATCGATTTGGAGAATGGATTTCGAGATGATCGTGTCGGTCGTATCCAACACTCTTGCAATAATCTTTGTTGCATTTCAAATCTTTCATGTGAGGAAGCACCGTGGCATTGGTCCTATGGTTTCACTTCTCATGCTTGTTATTCTAGTCCTGGGACACTTGATCCCTTTGGTTCTAAACCTCGAAGCAATGTTCATTCAAGATAGCGAGAGATCGGTCTTGATTAGAGGAGGAACGTGGCTCGAAATGAACGAGGTGATCATTAGAGTCGTCACAATGGTGGCTTTTCTGCTGCAAGTCCGTCTTCTGATGCTCTCATGGACTGCTAGATGCTCCACTGAAAAGAAGAAGACCTTATGGATTGCAGAGAAAAGGGAGCTGTATGTGTGTATTCCGGTGTACGTAATCGGAGCTATTATTGCCTTTTCGGTTAAGTCAAGGCAGAATGTACACCAAGCAGTAAGGGCAAGGCAATCTTGGTACTACATAGATGAAGTCATTTTGGGGAGTTCAAGAGCTTATGCTGGTTTGATACTGGATGCCTTTCTTTTCCCTCAAATCATCTTCAACATATTCCACAACTCGAGGGAACTGGCTCTTTGTCGACTCTTTTACATCGGAATCACCCTTGTTCGCCTGGTACCCCATGGATATGATCTGTACAGGGCAAACAACTATGTTGATATAGATGACACATATATTTATGCAGATCATGGTGCAGATTACTACTCAACGGCTTGTGACTTCATTATTATTGTGTTGGGTGTATTCTTTGCTGTGGTCATACACTACCAACAGCGCCTCGGCGGTCGATATTTCCTTTCGAAGAGATTCCAAGAATCTGTGATAGATGAGGAACATCCGGTGGATTCAGAAGAACAATTGCCATTGAAATATAGCACCTAG
- the LOC108458789 gene encoding uncharacterized protein LOC108458789 — protein sequence MDSSIFCRTKLCFINAFFFLFIVSSFTCLHVVFGTASEFDYGVHCNSVVHESKPDDEEFNIMPFPGRQNGYFSGGDKVLNNPPSRSYSPPESKTFLFETHHVYTTHADDVFMVEGNLIFQTSFYYEQSISSGSSLVISSSDSSDRGTLDFDFRGFWSRPTGKLCMVGSSYAYSKEGKLLQLAAVLKINNLRKSSTIKTLVTGTLDSLNSIGDPNHFEQISLLMFPQLNYAYTMVSKQFSEGCPRGTNVQPMSSLRLSQTRTICDMLGGSNAFQLEYTGTCNSSKSCNPFGDGIGYLPSVISLSMIQCSNDRLSLRFLIEFRNDSYQGYYSSPNLNTSLIGEGSWDAKSNRLCIIACRIYDASSSLEKSHVGDCTTRLSLRFPAILSIRNTSTIVGEIWSVKPRNEAGFFDRVEFRNTGRYGGIQLPGLKYVFTEMDEVKKSCPKKKPRTRNSMGQYPDVYSGNLGFRMSIIKGSKGRIGWGSSDPLAVGDQQDQRFPFLIPSSSSKPKSSGVESNSSSGLLNISYKMSIMLPSSELDGSLNPFNESSNEYFQTEIQISAEGVYDTATGSLCMVGCRHLRSGDKTFSSHSMDCEILVKINFPPLNSDRRSKIKGSIESTREETDSLSFKPLQFSGRAYYRSWATESIWRMDFEMIMLVISNTLAIIFVAFQIFHVRKHRGIGPLVSLLMLVILALGHLIPLVLNLEAMFIQDTERSILIRDGTWLEMKEVIIRVVTMVAFLLQVRLLMLSWTARCSTEKKKTFWIAEKRGLYVCVPVYIIGAIIAFLVKSRQNVYQTWYYIDEIILGSSRAYAGLILDAFLFPQVIFNIFQNLREPALSRFFYIGITLVRLIPHGYDLYRANNYADIDDSYIYGDHGADFYSTAWDFVIILLGIFFAVIVHYQQRLGGRYFLPKRFKESVIDEELPVDSEEQLPLRCST from the coding sequence ATGGACAGTTCCATATTCTGTAGGACGAAACTTTGTTTTATTAATGCTTTCTTCTTCTTGTTTATCGTCTCCTCTTTCACATGTCTTCATGTAGTCTTCGGCACAGCAAGTGAATTTGATTATGGTGTTCACTGTAACTCAGTTGTTCATGAATCCAAACCAGATGATGAGGAGTTCAATATCATGCCTTTCCCTGGACGTCAAAATGGTTACTTTAGTGGTGGTGATAAAGTCCTAAACAATCCTCCTTCACGTTCCTACTCTCCACCGGAATCGAAAACGTTCCTTTTCGAGACTCACCACGTATATACAACCCATGCTGATGATGTCTTTATGGTGGAAGGAAACCTGATTTTTCAAACCTCGTTTTACTATGAACAGAGTATCTCCTCTGGAAGCTCATTGGTTATAAGTTCAAGCGATTCAAGCGACCGTGGGACGCTGGACTTCGATTTTCGAGGCTTCTGGTCTCGACCTACCGGGAAGCTTTGCATGGTGGGATCGAGTTATGCTTACTCCAAAGAAGGTAAACTGCTTCAACTTGCTGCTGTTCTTAAGATTAATAATCTTAGGAAGTCCAGTACTATCAAAACCTTAGTGACTGGTACCCTGGATAGCTTGAATTCAATTGGTGATCCAAATCACTTTGAGCAAATTTCACTGCTGATGTTTCCTCAACTAAATTACGCTTACACCATGGTTTCAAAACAGTTTAGTGAAGGGTGTCCTCGGGGAACCAATGTCCAACCGATGTCGTCCCTCCGCTTATCGCAAACTCGAACTATTTGTGATATGTTAGGTGGAAGCAATGCTTTCCAATTGGAGTATACTGGCACTTGTAATTCTTCAAAGAGTTGCAATCCATTTGGTGATGGTATTGGATATTTACCTTCAGTAATATCGTTGAGTATGATTCAGTGCTCAAACGATAGGCTAAGCTTGAGGTTTCTGATAGAATTTCGGAACGATAGCTATCAGGGATACTATAGCTCTCCCAATCTCAACACTTCATTAATTGGAGAAGGATCTTGGGATGCAAAGAGTAATCGGCTTTGTATCATTGCTTGCCGAATCTATGATGCATCGAGCTCCTTGGAGAAGTCTCATGTTGGAGACTGCACGACACGGTTGAGCTTAAGATTCCCAGCAATCTTGTCTATCAGAAACACAAGCACCATTGTAGGAGAAATTTGGAGTGTGAAGCCTAGGAATGAAGCTGGTTTCTTTGATAGGGTCGAGTTCCGAAATACTGGACGTTATGGAGGAATTCAACTTCCAGGTTTGAAGTATGTGTTCACGGAAATGGACGAAGTGAAGAAATCATGTCCAAAGAAGAAACCTAGGACTAGGAACAGCATGGGACAATATCCAGACGTCTATTCTGGTAATCTGGGTTTTAGGATGTCCATCATCAAAGGTTCCAAAGGAAGAATCGGATGGGGTTCTTCGGATCCTCTTGCGGTTGGTGATCAGCAAGATCAGAGATTTCCATTTCTAATACCATCCTCAAGCTCAAAGCCTAAAAGTTCTGGCGTTGAATCCAATTCCAGCAGTGGCTTACTTAATATCAGCTATAAAATGAGTATCATGCTACCTAGTTCGGAATTGGATGGTAGCCTTAATCCGTTTAATGAATCTTCAAATGAATATTTTCAAACCGAAATCCAAATTTCTGCTGAAGGAGTTTATGATACAGCAACAGGTAGCCTATGCATGGTTGGCTGCAGACATTTAAGGTCAGGTGACAAAACATTTTCAAGCCATTCGATGGATTGCGAGATCCTGGTGAAAATCAATTTTCCTCCATTGAACTCGGACAGGAGAAGTAAGATCAAAGGAAGTATCGAAAGCACACGTGAAGAAACCGATTCTCTGTCCTTCAAGCCCCTGCAGTTTTCGGGAAGAGCTTATTATCGCAGTTGGGCTACGGAATCAATTTGGAGAATGGATTTCGAGATGATCATGTTGGTAATATCCAATACTCTTGCAATTATCTTTGTTGCATTTCAAATCTTTCATGTCAGGAAGCACCGTGGCATTGGTCCTTTGGTTTCACTTCTAATGCTTGTTATTCTAGCACTGGGACACTTGATTCCTTTGGTTCTAAACCTCGAAGCAATGTTCATTCAAGATACCGAGAGATCAATCTTGATTAGAGATGGAACATGGCTTGAAATGAAAGAGGTGATCATTAGAGTGGTCACTATGGTGGCTTTTCTGCTGCAAGTCCGTCTTCTAATGCTCTCATGGACTGCTAGATGCTCTACTGAAAAGAAAAAGACCTTTTGGATTGCAGAGAAAAGGGGGCTCTATGTGTGTGTTCCGGTGTACATAATCGGAGCTATTATCGCCTTTTTGGTTAAGTCAAGGCAGAATGTATATCAAACTTGGTACTACATAGATGAAATCATTTTGGGGAGTTCAAGAGCTTATGCTGGTTTGATACTGGAtgcctttctttttcctcaagtAATCTTCAACATATTCCAGAACTTGAGAGAACCAGCACTTTCTCGTTTCTTTTACATAGGAATCACCCTTGTTCGCCTCATACCACATGGATATGATCTGTACAGAGCAAACAACTATGCTGATATAGATGACTCATACATCTACGGAGATCATGGTGCAGATTTTTACTCAACTGCTTGGGACTTTGTTATTATTCTGTTGGGTATATTCTTTGCTGTGATCGTACACTACCAACAGCGCCTCGGTGGTCGATATTTTCTTCCGAAGAGATTCAAAGAGTCTGTGATAGATGAGGAACTTCCGGTGGATTCAGAAGAACAATTGCCATTGAGATGTAGCACCTAG
- the LOC108458788 gene encoding uncharacterized protein LOC108458788: MDCSLFCRTKLCFFNAFFFLFIISSFTCFHVISGTATEFDYGVHCNSVVHESKPADEEINIMLFSQRQSGHFSGGDNVLNNPPSRSYFPPKSKAFIFETHHVFTTNVEDVFKVEGNLIFQTSFSYEQNISSGSSFISSSSNSSNRGTLDFDFRGFWSRITGKLCMVGSSYAYSKEGKVLHLAAVLKINNLKNSSTIRTLVTGTMDSLNSADDPNYFERISLLMFPQVNYTYITVSKQFSEEYPRGTDVQPELSLRLSRTRTICDMFSGGGNAFELEYTGSCKSSKTCNPFGDSIGYLPSVMSLSMIQCSNDRLSLRFLIEFWNNSYRGYYGSPNISTSLIGEGSWDEKKNRLHIVACRIYDASSSLDKSHVGDCTTRLSLRFPAILSIRNTSTIVGEIWSVKPRNESGFFDRVQFRSGGRIQLQGLKYDYMEMDKVKKSCPMKNPRPSSNKGQYPSDFSPDMRYRLLAIEGSKGRIGWGSLDPLAVGDQQYQRFPFLLPSSSSKPNNPAVESDSNSGLLNISYKISITLSSSKLDDGLNPVNDSSNEYLRTKIRISAEGVYDIATGGLCMVGCRHLRSGDKSFSSDSMDCEILVKISFPPLNSDMRSKIKGSIQSMREKTDPLSFKPLQFSGRSEHRSRIMEQIVITDFETRSIWRVNFDLIMVQITFQLIGALLLMCQLCSFRYNNTVPTTLRRWIFPSEEIPLIGDR; this comes from the coding sequence ATGGACTGTTCCTTATTCTGTAGGACGAAACTTTGTTTTTTTAATGCTTTCTTCTTCTTGTTTATCATCTCCTCTTTCACATGTTTTCATGTAATCTCTGGCACTGCAACTGAATTTGATTATGGTGTTCACTGTAACTCAGTTGTTCATGAATCTAAACCAGCTGATGAGGAGATCAATATCATGCTTTTTTCTCAACGTCAAAGTGGTCATTTCAGCGGTGGGGATAATGTCCTAAACAATCCTCCTTCACGTTCGTACTTTCCACCCAAATCGAAAGCGTTCATTTTTGAGACTCACCACGTATTTACGACCAATGTTGAGGATGTCTTCAAGGTGGAAGGAAACCTGATTTTTCAAACCTCATTTTCCTACGAACAGAATATCTCTTCTGGAAGCTCATTCATTTCAAGTTCGAGCAATTCAAGCAACCGTGGGACTCTAGACTTCGACTTTCGAGGCTTCTGGTCTCGAATTACCGGAAAGCTTTGCATGGTCGGATCAAGTTATGCTTACTCCAAAGAAGGTAAAGTGCTTCATCTTGCTGCTGTTCTTAAGATTaataatcttaaaaattcaagtaCCATAAGAACTTTAGTCACTGGTACCATGGATAGCTTGAATTCTGCTGATGATCCAAATTATTTTGAGCGAATTTCACTACTGATGTTTCCTCAAGTAAATTACACTTATATTACGGTGTCGAAACAGTTTAGTGAAGAGTATCCTCGGGGAACCGATGTCCAACCGGAGTTGTCCCTTAGATTATCGCGAACTCGAACCATTTGCGATATGTTTTCAGGTGGAGGCAATGCTTTCGAACTGGAGTATACTGGTAGTTGTAAGTCTTCAAAGACTTGCAATCCATTTGGTGATAGTATTGGATATTTGCCTTCGGTGATGTCATTGAGTATGATTCAGTGCTCCAATGATAGGCTAAGCTTGAGGTTTCTGATAGAATTTTGGAACAATAGTTACCGGGGATATTATGGCTCTCCCAATATTAGTACTTCATTAATTGGAGAAGGATCTTGGGATGAAAAGAAGAATCGGCTTCATATCGTTGCGTGCCGAATCTATGATGCATCGAGCTCCTTGGATAAATCTCATGTTGGAGACTGCACAACAAGATTGAGCTTAAGATTCCCAGCCATCTTGTCTATCAGAAACACAAGCACCATTGTAGGAGAAATTTGGAGTGTGAAGCCTAGGAATGAATCAGGGTTCTTTGACAGGGTCCAGTTTCGTTCTGGGGGACGAATTCAACTTCAAGGTTTGAAGTATGATTACATGGAAATGGACAAAGTGAAGAAATCATGTCCAATGAAGAATCCTAGGCCTAGCAGCAACAAAGGACAATATCCATCTGACTTTTCTCCAGACATGCGGTATAGGTTGTTGGCCATCGAAGGTTCTAAAGGAAGAATTGGATGGGGTTCTTTGGATCCTCTTGCGGTAGGCGATCAACAATATCAGAGATTTCCATTTCTACTACCATCCTCAAGCTCAAAGCCTAATAATCCTGCTGTTGAATCCGATTCCAACAGTGGCTTGCTTAATATCAGCTATAAAATAAGCATCACACTATCTAGTTCGAAATTGGATGATGGTCTTAATCCGGTTAATGATTCTTCAAATGAATATTTGCGAACCAAAATCCGAATTTCTGCTGAAGGGGTTTATGATATAGCAACAGGTGGCCTGTGCATGGTTGGCTGCAGGCATTTAAGGTCAGGTGACAAATCGTTTTCAAGTGATTCTATGGATTGTGAGATCCTCGTGAAAATCAGTTTTCCTCCATTGAACTCGGACATGAGAAGTAAGATCAAAGGAAGCATCCAGAGCATGCGCGAAAAAACCGATCCTCTGTCCTTCAAGCCTCTGCAGTTTTCGGGAAGATCTGAGCATCGCAGTCGGATAATGGAACAGATTGTGATAACTGATTTCGAGACTAGATCGATTTGGAGAGTGAATTTCGATTTGATCATGGTGCAGATTACTTTTCAACTGATTGGGGCTTTATTGTTAATGTGTCAGTTATGTTCTTTTCGGTACAATAATACAGTACCAACAACACTTCGGCGGTGGATATTTCCTTCCGAAGAGATTCCACTAATCGGTGACAGATAA